A window of the Streptomyces albireticuli genome harbors these coding sequences:
- a CDS encoding ABC transporter ATP-binding protein — protein sequence MCTVRGLVKTYPAARGRRGTPGTAAVRASDGIDLEIRRGEIFGLLGPNGAGKSTLVRQLTGLLRPDEGTVDLLGHDLVRHPERASRLVGYLGQESTALDELTVSLAAETTGRLRGLDLRAARAERDAVIDELGLGAIAGRPLRKLSGGQRRLACFAATLVGDRPVLVLDEPTSGMDPVARRSVWAAVDRRRAERGATVLLVTHNVIEAETVLDRVAVLERGRIIACDTPAGLKELVGDEVRVELVWRDEPPLHVPEVAALREAAQGSGRHWLLRLAPAEARAAVAAVTGGPAFAALDDFTLATPSLEDVYLALGGRRTEGLVKG from the coding sequence GTGTGCACCGTGCGCGGCCTCGTGAAGACCTACCCCGCCGCGCGCGGGCGCCGCGGCACGCCCGGCACCGCCGCCGTGCGGGCCAGCGACGGCATCGACCTGGAGATCCGGCGCGGCGAGATCTTCGGCCTGCTCGGCCCCAACGGCGCCGGCAAGTCCACGCTCGTCCGCCAGCTCACCGGTCTGCTCCGCCCCGACGAGGGCACCGTCGACCTGCTCGGCCACGACCTCGTGCGGCACCCCGAGCGCGCCTCCCGGCTCGTCGGCTACCTCGGCCAGGAGTCCACCGCCCTCGACGAGCTGACCGTCTCCCTCGCCGCCGAGACCACCGGCCGGCTGCGCGGCCTGGACCTGCGCGCCGCCCGCGCCGAGCGTGACGCCGTCATCGACGAGCTGGGCCTCGGCGCGATCGCCGGCCGCCCGCTGCGCAAGCTCTCCGGCGGTCAGCGCCGGCTCGCCTGCTTCGCCGCCACGCTCGTCGGCGACCGTCCCGTGCTCGTCCTGGACGAGCCGACCTCCGGCATGGACCCGGTGGCCCGCCGGTCCGTCTGGGCCGCCGTCGACCGCCGGCGCGCCGAGCGCGGCGCGACGGTGCTGCTCGTCACCCACAACGTCATCGAGGCCGAGACCGTCCTCGACCGGGTCGCGGTGCTGGAGCGCGGCCGGATCATCGCCTGCGACACCCCCGCCGGCCTCAAGGAGCTCGTCGGCGACGAGGTGCGCGTCGAGCTCGTCTGGCGGGACGAACCACCCCTGCACGTACCCGAGGTCGCGGCCCTGCGCGAGGCCGCGCAGGGCTCCGGCCGCCACTGGCTGCTGCGGCTCGCCCCGGCCGAGGCCCGCGCCGCCGTCGCCGCCGTGACCGGCGGCCCCGCCTTCGCCGCGCTGGACGACTTCACCCTCGCCACCCCGAGCCTGGAGGACGTCTACCTCGCGCTGGGCGGCCGCCGCACGGAGGGGCTGGTGAAGGGATGA
- a CDS encoding ABC transporter permease yields MTAVSAEAAPRQTRVQGGERQDRAGAGHPSGDGAAVLAPRARLLPALDAVYRAQLSRARVARIPLLFVATFQSVGIMILMRGVVDGGDEARSVVAGSSVLVVAFVALNLLAQYFGQLRASGGLDHYATLPVPPAAVVLGAAGAYASFTVPGTAVTAVLGSVLFKLPVAHLWVLAAVIPLSGAALAGLGAALGLLAPRQELATLLGQLGMSAALLLGVLPAAHLPAPLVLARDLLPSTYGVEALARSFDARPDWLLIAADLGVCAAVGVVSLAVATWAYRRAAVR; encoded by the coding sequence GTGACTGCTGTATCCGCAGAAGCGGCACCCAGGCAGACCCGGGTCCAGGGCGGCGAACGCCAGGACCGGGCCGGCGCCGGCCACCCGTCCGGCGACGGAGCAGCCGTGCTCGCGCCGCGGGCGCGGCTGCTGCCCGCGCTCGACGCCGTCTACCGGGCCCAGCTGTCCCGGGCCCGGGTGGCGCGGATCCCGCTGCTGTTCGTGGCCACCTTCCAGTCCGTCGGCATCATGATCCTGATGCGCGGCGTGGTGGACGGTGGCGACGAGGCGCGGTCCGTGGTGGCCGGCTCCAGCGTGCTGGTCGTGGCGTTCGTCGCCCTCAACCTCCTCGCCCAGTACTTCGGGCAGCTGCGCGCGAGCGGCGGCCTCGACCACTACGCGACGCTGCCGGTGCCGCCCGCCGCCGTGGTGCTCGGCGCGGCCGGCGCGTACGCCTCCTTCACCGTGCCCGGAACAGCCGTCACCGCCGTGCTGGGCAGCGTGCTGTTCAAGCTGCCGGTGGCGCACCTGTGGGTGCTGGCCGCGGTGATCCCGCTGTCCGGCGCCGCCCTCGCCGGGCTGGGCGCCGCGCTCGGCCTGCTCGCGCCCCGGCAGGAACTGGCGACCCTGCTGGGCCAGCTGGGCATGTCGGCGGCGCTGCTGCTCGGCGTGCTGCCCGCCGCCCACCTGCCCGCCCCGCTCGTCCTCGCGCGCGACCTGCTGCCCTCCACCTACGGCGTGGAGGCCCTGGCCCGCAGCTTCGACGCCCGTCCCGACTGGCTGCTGATCGCCGCCGACCTGGGTGTGTGCGCCGCCGTCGGCGTGGTGTCCCTGGCCGTCGCCACCTGGGCCTACCGGCGGGCGGCCGTACGGTGA
- the ybaK gene encoding Cys-tRNA(Pro) deacylase: MKKSKKRQSGSTPAIVALEQAGAAFTVHAYDHDPAVASYGEEAARALGRNPGQIFKTLVAEVDGALTVAVVPVSGSLDLKALAAAVGGKRAAMADPAAAERTTGYVRGGISPLGQRKRLPTALDSSADAHPTVCVSAGRRGLEVELAPADLAALTGAVVAPIARA; this comes from the coding sequence GTGAAGAAGTCCAAGAAGCGGCAGTCCGGCTCCACGCCGGCGATCGTCGCCCTGGAGCAGGCCGGTGCCGCCTTCACGGTGCACGCCTACGACCACGACCCGGCCGTCGCCTCCTACGGCGAGGAGGCCGCGCGGGCGCTCGGCCGTAACCCCGGGCAGATCTTCAAGACCCTGGTGGCCGAGGTGGACGGCGCGCTGACCGTCGCCGTCGTGCCCGTGTCCGGCTCGCTCGACCTCAAGGCGCTGGCGGCCGCGGTCGGCGGGAAGCGGGCGGCGATGGCCGACCCGGCGGCGGCCGAGCGCACCACCGGCTACGTGCGCGGCGGCATCTCGCCGCTCGGGCAGCGCAAGCGGCTGCCGACCGCGCTGGACTCCTCGGCGGACGCCCACCCGACCGTCTGTGTCTCGGCGGGCCGCCGGGGGCTGGAGGTCGAGCTCGCCCCCGCCGATCTCGCGGCGCTCACCGGTGCGGTGGTCGCGCCGATCGCCCGCGCCTGA